One Candidatus Rokuibacteriota bacterium DNA segment encodes these proteins:
- a CDS encoding SDR family oxidoreductase — MNLNLAGKSVIVTGGGSNIGRAISLAFAREGVHLTIAEIDEGQGKKTAAEAEKAGAASATVIRTDVTKPAEVQALVRAVEERRSSVDVLVNNVGWTVDRLFVEKERAEWEKEVQLNLWGMINCTRAVLDGMIARKAGVIVSMGSDAGRMGEFREAVYGACKAGVIALTKSLSREVGRHGIRLNVVCPGMTMPDSDEEIGGLSMWASETNRAFSTPEMRARIAKAYPLRRIGRPEDVANAVVFLASDAASFVTGQTLSVSGGYTMM; from the coding sequence ATGAACCTCAACCTCGCAGGCAAGAGCGTCATCGTCACCGGCGGCGGCTCCAACATCGGCCGCGCCATCAGCCTCGCCTTCGCCCGGGAGGGCGTGCACCTCACCATCGCCGAGATCGACGAGGGCCAGGGCAAGAAGACGGCCGCCGAGGCGGAGAAGGCCGGCGCGGCCTCTGCCACCGTGATCCGCACCGACGTCACGAAGCCCGCGGAGGTGCAGGCCCTGGTGCGGGCGGTGGAGGAGCGCAGGAGCTCGGTGGACGTCCTCGTCAACAACGTCGGCTGGACGGTGGACCGGCTCTTCGTGGAGAAGGAGCGGGCCGAGTGGGAGAAGGAGGTGCAGCTCAACCTCTGGGGGATGATCAACTGCACGCGCGCCGTGCTCGACGGTATGATCGCCAGGAAGGCGGGGGTCATCGTGAGCATGGGGTCGGATGCCGGGCGCATGGGCGAGTTCCGCGAGGCCGTGTACGGGGCCTGCAAGGCGGGCGTCATCGCGCTCACCAAGAGCCTGTCCCGCGAGGTGGGCCGCCACGGGATCCGCCTGAACGTCGTCTGCCCGGGGATGACGATGCCGGACTCCGACGAGGAGATCGGCGGCCTCAGCATGTGGGCCTCCGAGACCAACCGCGCCTTCAGCACCCCCGAGATGCGGGCCCGGATCGCCAAGGCCTACCCGCTCCGGCGCATCGGCCGGCCCGAGGACGTGGCCAACGCCGTGGTCTTTCTGGCCTCCGATGCCGCCAGCTTCGTCACCGGCCAGACGCTTTCCGTGAGCGGTGGCTACACCATGATGTGA